From one Halosimplex rubrum genomic stretch:
- a CDS encoding beta-CASP ribonuclease aCPSF1, which yields MKTTHDSIDEIHAQIDEETPDDIEISSVQFEGPDLVIYSPDVETFAERDRLVPKLASTFKKRITVRPTADALVPEREAEGTIRDTIPDDAGVQSLDFDSSTGEVHIEAEKPGMVIGRHGETLEDIRAAVGWTPEVVRTPPIESSTVSNVRNFLKGERDERQTILEDVGRQIHSPTTTDEEWVRVTTLGCCREVGRASFLLSTPETRILIDCGDKPGAEGEVPYLQAPEALAAGPDSIDAVVLTHAHLDHSALIPILFKYGYDGPIYTTEPTRDLMGLLQLDYLDVASKEGRTPPYDSAMVREALKHTIPVEYGNVTDIAPDVKLTMHNAGHILGSAVSHFHVGEGFYNVAFSGDIHYRDTRLLDGAVNDFPRVETLILESTYGGRDDYQTDQEDSERKLETVINEAHEKGGKILIPAFAVGRSQELMLVLEEAMREDRIPTMPVYLDGMIREATAIHAAYPDHLRERLRERILYEDDNPFLADQFRQVDGGEEMRRDITDDEPAIVLTTSGMITGGPIMSWLRLLGGDPESTLVFVGYQAEGTLGRQIQQGRDEISLNDTSGRGADRVALNMGVETVDGFSGHADRQGLETFVQTMNPRPETVLCVHGDESSTDHLSSALYEEFGMRTVAPKNLETFRLG from the coding sequence ATGAAAACGACACACGATTCGATCGACGAGATCCACGCGCAGATCGACGAAGAGACACCTGACGACATCGAGATCTCGAGCGTCCAGTTCGAGGGGCCGGACTTGGTCATCTACTCGCCCGACGTGGAGACGTTCGCCGAGCGCGACCGGCTCGTGCCGAAGCTGGCGAGTACGTTCAAGAAACGCATCACGGTCCGTCCGACCGCGGACGCGCTCGTCCCCGAGCGGGAGGCCGAGGGGACGATCCGCGACACGATCCCGGACGACGCCGGCGTCCAGTCGCTCGACTTCGACAGCTCGACCGGCGAGGTACACATCGAGGCCGAGAAGCCGGGGATGGTGATCGGCCGTCACGGCGAAACGCTCGAGGATATCAGGGCGGCGGTCGGCTGGACGCCCGAGGTGGTCCGGACGCCCCCGATCGAGTCCTCGACGGTCTCGAACGTCCGCAACTTCCTCAAAGGGGAGCGCGACGAGCGACAGACGATCCTCGAAGACGTCGGGCGGCAGATCCACAGCCCGACGACGACCGACGAGGAGTGGGTCCGCGTCACCACGCTGGGCTGTTGTCGCGAAGTCGGCCGCGCTTCGTTCCTCCTCTCGACCCCGGAGACGCGGATCCTGATCGACTGCGGCGACAAGCCCGGCGCCGAGGGGGAGGTGCCGTACCTCCAGGCGCCCGAAGCGCTCGCGGCCGGCCCGGACTCGATCGACGCCGTCGTGCTGACCCACGCCCACCTCGACCACTCGGCGCTGATCCCGATCCTGTTCAAGTACGGCTACGACGGCCCCATCTACACGACCGAGCCGACGCGGGACCTGATGGGACTGCTCCAGCTCGACTACCTCGACGTGGCCTCGAAGGAGGGACGGACGCCGCCGTACGACAGCGCGATGGTTCGAGAGGCGCTCAAACACACGATCCCCGTCGAGTACGGCAACGTCACCGACATCGCCCCCGACGTGAAGCTGACGATGCACAACGCGGGGCACATCCTCGGGTCGGCCGTCTCGCACTTCCACGTCGGCGAGGGGTTCTACAACGTCGCGTTCTCCGGGGACATCCACTACCGCGACACCCGCCTGCTCGACGGCGCCGTCAACGACTTCCCGCGGGTCGAGACCCTGATACTGGAGTCGACCTACGGCGGCCGCGACGACTACCAGACCGACCAGGAGGACTCCGAGCGCAAGCTCGAGACGGTGATCAACGAGGCCCACGAGAAGGGCGGGAAGATCCTCATCCCGGCGTTCGCCGTCGGGCGCTCACAGGAGCTCATGCTCGTGCTCGAGGAGGCCATGCGGGAAGACCGGATCCCGACGATGCCGGTGTACCTCGACGGGATGATCCGCGAGGCGACGGCGATCCACGCCGCCTATCCCGACCACCTCCGCGAACGGCTCCGCGAGCGGATCCTCTACGAGGACGACAACCCGTTCCTCGCCGACCAGTTCCGGCAGGTCGACGGCGGCGAGGAGATGCGCCGGGACATCACCGACGACGAGCCCGCGATCGTCCTGACGACCTCGGGGATGATCACCGGCGGCCCGATCATGTCCTGGCTCCGCCTGCTCGGCGGCGACCCGGAGAGCACGCTGGTGTTCGTCGGCTACCAGGCCGAGGGGACGCTCGGCCGCCAGATCCAGCAGGGTCGCGACGAGATCTCGCTGAACGACACGAGCGGGCGCGGGGCCGACCGGGTCGCCCTGAACATGGGCGTCGAGACGGTCGACGGTTTCTCCGGCCACGCCGACCGTCAGGGCCTGGAGACGTTCGTCCAGACGATGAACCCCCGTCCGGAGACGGTCCTCTGTGTCCACGGCGACGAGTCGTCGACCGACCACCTCTCGTCGGCGCTCTACGAGGAGTTCGGCATGCGAACCGTCGCGCCGAAGAATCTGGAGACCTTCCGGCTGGGGTAG
- the nikR gene encoding nickel-responsive transcriptional regulator NikR has protein sequence MSVVSVSMPEELLERIDQFADDHGYTGRSEVVREASRNLLGEFEDKKLEGRELMGVITVVFDYETTTVEEKMMHLRHEHEDLVASNFHSHVGGHHCMELFILEGSLEDISTFVGKIRATKDTLTVDYSVLPVDDFGPLADID, from the coding sequence ATGAGCGTCGTAAGCGTCTCGATGCCGGAGGAACTGCTCGAGCGGATCGACCAGTTCGCGGACGACCACGGTTACACCGGTCGGAGCGAGGTAGTCCGGGAGGCCAGTCGGAACCTCCTCGGCGAGTTCGAGGACAAGAAACTCGAAGGTCGCGAGCTGATGGGCGTCATCACCGTCGTCTTCGACTACGAGACGACGACCGTCGAGGAGAAGATGATGCACCTCCGCCACGAACACGAGGACCTCGTCGCCTCGAACTTCCACAGCCACGTCGGCGGCCACCACTGCATGGAGCTGTTCATCCTCGAGGGGTCGCTCGAAGACATCTCGACGTTCGTCGGCAAGATCCGGGCGACGAAGGACACGCTCACGGTCGACTACTCGGTGCTGCCCGTCGACGACTTCGGGCCGCTCGCCGATATCGACTGA
- a CDS encoding DUF5800 family protein, whose protein sequence is MTALSFDEQGVDVVYEGHDFRLEKSLIEDAIDKPYPEITDHEVLRMVEKNASPSGEARQIAELVD, encoded by the coding sequence ATGACCGCTCTCTCGTTCGACGAACAGGGCGTCGACGTGGTCTACGAGGGCCACGACTTCCGCCTGGAGAAGTCGCTCATCGAGGACGCCATCGACAAGCCCTACCCCGAGATCACCGACCACGAGGTCCTGCGGATGGTCGAGAAGAACGCCTCGCCCTCCGGCGAAGCGCGACAGATCGCCGAGCTCGTCGACTGA
- a CDS encoding pentapeptide repeat-containing protein: protein MTGEAGDDGDDLSGRDLAGTNFQGADLAGVDLSGTDLSGAALTGANLRYADLSGADLTGADLRGADLVGADLSDADLSDASLVGVDLDSTNLDGAELAGADLRGARAGDTGTGGASGDKSLSSTVASVAGVGTLVAGLAALALGVSWFWLVFVVGFLVVAPVAEWLAGRYDSHADDAGDAEPDEAADALAELRDRYARGDIDEAEFERRVERLLETESVDDAESHYGADDTTDADGTVTAGRGVESDRDGDADPEREPE, encoded by the coding sequence ATGACAGGGGAGGCGGGCGACGACGGCGACGACCTCAGCGGCCGCGACCTCGCCGGGACGAACTTCCAGGGCGCCGACCTCGCGGGCGTCGACCTGAGCGGGACGGACCTCTCGGGAGCGGCGCTGACGGGCGCGAACCTGCGGTACGCCGACCTGAGCGGGGCGGATCTGACCGGTGCGGACCTCAGAGGCGCCGACCTCGTCGGGGCGGATCTCTCCGACGCGGACCTCTCCGACGCGAGCCTGGTGGGTGTCGATCTGGACAGTACGAACCTCGACGGCGCGGAACTCGCCGGCGCGGACCTTCGCGGGGCGAGGGCCGGCGACACCGGCACCGGTGGCGCGAGCGGGGACAAGTCGCTGTCGTCGACGGTCGCTTCCGTCGCGGGCGTCGGGACGCTCGTCGCCGGTCTGGCGGCCCTGGCCCTCGGCGTGTCGTGGTTCTGGTTGGTATTCGTGGTCGGCTTCCTCGTCGTCGCGCCGGTCGCCGAGTGGCTCGCGGGTCGCTACGACTCCCACGCCGACGATGCCGGCGACGCCGAGCCCGACGAGGCGGCGGACGCCCTGGCCGAACTGCGGGACCGCTACGCCCGGGGCGACATCGACGAGGCGGAGTTCGAGCGCCGTGTGGAACGCCTGCTCGAAACCGAGTCGGTCGACGACGCCGAGTCACACTACGGCGCGGACGACACCACGGATGCCGACGGGACAGTCACGGCCGGCCGGGGCGTCGAATCGGACCGTGACGGGGACGCCGATCCGGAACGCGAGCCCGAGTGA
- a CDS encoding polymer-forming cytoskeletal protein, whose translation MPIRSDPLDELTIPDGTTVEEHDLVTDGDVIVGGQSTVEFGVRGDDIMAGERVTFDGHIEAEGDCRLDMWSEVEEDVLVGGDAYLGERTRVGGELKVAGNVDIGDDVDIEESFEASGHIVIRNPMPTVVFLVVYLSQLLRIGEEEAAEDLASQLVDAEDEEDEPVVIPRGARVSDDAWRVSTPATVGDDCRLHGNVRAESLEVGSDNTIFGSLRARGDVTVGPDSEIKGDVTTRGGDVAVARGATVWGDISAEDVELHEHAVVEGKIRVSGELTQVRDALGPDPADDGTDTDADAADDAESESADELDSADPESTESETDDPTETEPDDPTDATGDDPADATGDDPADADGESEGEPDDDPPAVESRETVEAELDGVVPMMGEDPAHSENGHDEDAEVVPDAD comes from the coding sequence GTGCCGATCCGCTCGGACCCGCTCGACGAACTGACGATCCCGGACGGGACTACGGTCGAGGAGCACGACCTGGTGACCGACGGGGACGTGATCGTCGGCGGGCAGAGCACCGTCGAGTTCGGTGTCCGCGGCGACGACATCATGGCGGGCGAGCGGGTCACCTTCGACGGCCACATCGAGGCCGAGGGCGACTGTCGTCTGGACATGTGGAGCGAGGTGGAGGAGGACGTACTCGTCGGCGGCGACGCCTACCTCGGCGAGCGGACCCGGGTCGGCGGCGAGCTCAAGGTCGCCGGCAACGTCGACATCGGCGACGACGTGGACATCGAGGAGAGCTTCGAGGCCAGCGGCCACATCGTCATCCGCAACCCGATGCCGACGGTCGTCTTCCTGGTCGTTTACCTCTCGCAGCTGCTGCGCATCGGCGAGGAGGAGGCCGCCGAGGACCTGGCGAGCCAGCTCGTCGACGCCGAGGACGAGGAAGACGAGCCGGTCGTGATCCCGCGGGGCGCCCGCGTCAGCGACGACGCGTGGCGCGTCTCCACGCCGGCCACCGTCGGCGACGACTGCCGGCTCCACGGGAACGTCCGCGCCGAATCGCTCGAGGTGGGAAGCGACAACACGATATTCGGCAGTCTCCGCGCCCGCGGCGACGTGACCGTCGGCCCCGACAGCGAGATCAAAGGCGACGTGACCACCCGCGGCGGCGACGTGGCCGTCGCGAGGGGCGCGACCGTCTGGGGCGACATCTCCGCCGAGGACGTCGAGCTCCACGAACACGCCGTCGTCGAGGGGAAGATCCGCGTCAGCGGCGAACTCACCCAGGTCCGCGACGCGCTCGGGCCCGACCCCGCCGACGACGGGACGGACACCGACGCGGACGCGGCGGACGACGCCGAATCCGAGTCGGCCGACGAGCTCGATTCGGCGGACCCCGAATCGACCGAGAGCGAGACGGACGACCCGACCGAGACCGAACCGGACGACCCGACCGACGCTACCGGAGACGACCCGGCCGACGCTACCGGAGACGACCCGGCCGACGCGGACGGCGAGTCCGAGGGCGAACCCGACGACGACCCGCCGGCGGTCGAGAGCCGCGAGACGGTCGAGGCGGAACTGGACGGCGTCGTCCCGATGATGGGCGAGGACCCGGCCCACAGCGAGAACGGCCACGACGAGGACGCGGAAGTCGTCCCGGACGCCGACTGA
- a CDS encoding redox-regulated ATPase YchF produces the protein MLSIALAGKPNAGKSTFYKAATMADVDVGNYPFTTIDANRGVTHVRTDCPCLDREERCGQENCHDGKRFVPVELLDVAGLVPGAHEGRGLGNQFLDELSNADAILHVVDASGGTDEEGEPVEVGEHDPVEDLQFIEEEMDLWLASIVDRNWEGVERASRSPDFDIDEELTELLTGVGATELDVARTLRDLDYPDDPIQWTDEHREELASEIRERTKPIVVVANKADVAPPENLQALKERNEATIPTTADGELALRKAAEAGVVDYDPGDADFEIVGDVSDQQAEGLEQIREVMADHGGTGVQQALDTAVYDVLQQITAYPVQDETHWTDGQGNALPDAFLLGSGSTPKDLAYAVHSDIGDGYLHAVDARKSMRISDEEELDEGDVIKIVSTAN, from the coding sequence ATGCTCTCTATCGCGCTCGCCGGCAAGCCCAACGCCGGCAAGTCGACCTTCTACAAGGCCGCGACGATGGCCGACGTGGACGTGGGCAACTACCCCTTTACGACCATCGACGCCAACCGCGGCGTCACCCACGTCCGTACCGATTGCCCCTGTCTCGACCGCGAGGAGCGCTGCGGGCAGGAGAACTGCCACGACGGCAAACGCTTCGTCCCCGTCGAACTGCTCGACGTGGCGGGGCTGGTCCCGGGCGCTCACGAGGGGCGCGGACTGGGCAACCAGTTCCTCGACGAGCTCTCGAACGCCGACGCCATCCTCCACGTCGTCGACGCTTCTGGGGGGACGGACGAAGAGGGCGAACCGGTCGAGGTCGGCGAGCACGACCCGGTCGAGGACCTGCAGTTCATCGAGGAGGAGATGGACCTGTGGCTGGCGAGCATCGTCGACCGCAACTGGGAGGGCGTCGAGCGGGCCTCGCGCTCGCCCGACTTTGACATCGACGAGGAGCTGACGGAGCTGCTCACCGGCGTCGGCGCGACCGAGTTGGACGTGGCCCGCACCCTGCGGGACCTCGACTATCCCGACGACCCGATCCAGTGGACCGACGAGCACCGCGAGGAACTGGCGAGCGAGATCCGCGAGCGCACGAAACCCATCGTCGTCGTCGCGAACAAGGCCGACGTGGCGCCGCCCGAGAACCTTCAGGCGCTCAAGGAGCGCAACGAGGCGACCATCCCGACGACGGCGGACGGCGAGCTCGCCCTGCGGAAGGCCGCCGAGGCGGGCGTCGTCGACTACGACCCCGGCGACGCCGATTTCGAGATCGTCGGCGACGTGAGCGACCAGCAGGCGGAGGGCCTCGAACAGATCCGCGAGGTGATGGCCGACCACGGCGGCACCGGCGTCCAGCAGGCGCTGGACACCGCCGTCTACGACGTGTTACAACAGATCACGGCCTACCCCGTCCAGGACGAGACCCACTGGACCGACGGCCAGGGCAACGCGCTGCCCGACGCCTTCCTCCTCGGGTCGGGGTCGACGCCGAAAGACCTCGCCTACGCCGTCCACTCGGACATCGGCGACGGCTACCTCCACGCCGTCGACGCGCGGAAGAGCATGCGCATCAGCGACGAGGAGGAACTCGACGAGGGCGACGTGATCAAGATCGTCTCGACGGCGAACTGA
- a CDS encoding DUF7124 domain-containing protein, which translates to MSIAAEGDRSSEMTLAFELAAIEQFADPKRVFADAREWSRYVGVVANDTDAVVEFVADHDLAQDFELGDRDIWLTMEGIRESSDAPRHVFVGTTPEDRRIADATGWEYRTPAEVADAAGWSLGGDDGGPGSAGSDLLARLWTRITG; encoded by the coding sequence ATGAGCATTGCCGCCGAGGGCGACCGGAGCAGCGAGATGACCCTCGCGTTCGAACTCGCGGCCATCGAGCAGTTCGCGGACCCAAAGCGGGTCTTCGCCGACGCCCGCGAGTGGAGCCGCTACGTCGGCGTCGTCGCCAACGACACCGACGCGGTCGTCGAGTTCGTCGCCGACCACGACCTCGCGCAGGACTTCGAACTCGGGGATCGAGACATCTGGCTGACGATGGAGGGGATCCGCGAGTCCAGCGACGCGCCCCGGCACGTCTTCGTCGGCACGACGCCCGAAGACCGCCGGATCGCCGACGCGACCGGCTGGGAGTACCGCACGCCCGCCGAGGTGGCCGACGCCGCCGGCTGGTCGCTCGGGGGCGACGACGGCGGTCCCGGGTCGGCCGGATCGGATCTGCTCGCGCGACTCTGGACGCGAATCACGGGGTGA
- a CDS encoding guanosine monophosphate reductase, protein MNDLRTGLSYGDVLLVPQRSPVDSRSDVDLSTRLTADIELDNPLLSAPMDTVTGPDAAVAIGRAGGFGTIHRFMTVDEQAAAVERVVDAGQPVGAAVGIAEDAVARTAAVVDAGVDCVMVDVAHGHLDRCLDTVERLRAEFPDTDLVVGNVATPQGVRDLAAAGADCVKVGIGPGSHCTTRRVAGAGVPQLTAVDDCADAADELGIPIVADGGIRSSGDAVKALMAGADTVMMGSLFAGTEETPPAIVEVDGERYKKSRGMATTAAAEERSDKEDAGAEVDADEGVEGFTEYKGPLADVAAEFCAGIKSGLSYCGGHTIEAAREKAEFIRVEQAAKEREGAHGDHDWETIVVDD, encoded by the coding sequence ATGAACGACCTCCGAACCGGGCTCTCGTACGGCGACGTGTTGCTGGTCCCACAGCGGTCGCCCGTCGACAGTCGGAGCGACGTCGATCTCTCGACGCGCCTGACTGCCGATATCGAACTCGACAACCCCCTCCTCTCGGCCCCCATGGACACCGTGACGGGTCCCGACGCCGCGGTCGCGATCGGCCGGGCCGGCGGGTTCGGCACGATCCACCGGTTCATGACCGTCGACGAACAGGCCGCGGCCGTCGAACGCGTCGTCGATGCCGGCCAGCCGGTCGGCGCCGCGGTCGGCATCGCCGAGGACGCCGTCGCCCGCACCGCGGCGGTCGTCGACGCGGGCGTCGACTGCGTGATGGTCGACGTGGCCCACGGCCACCTCGACCGCTGTCTCGACACCGTCGAACGCCTCCGCGCGGAGTTCCCCGACACCGACCTGGTCGTCGGCAACGTCGCGACGCCGCAGGGCGTCCGCGACCTGGCGGCCGCCGGCGCCGACTGCGTGAAAGTCGGGATCGGCCCCGGCAGTCATTGCACGACCCGCCGCGTCGCCGGCGCGGGCGTCCCGCAGCTCACCGCCGTCGACGACTGCGCCGACGCCGCCGACGAACTGGGTATCCCCATCGTCGCCGACGGCGGCATCCGCTCGTCGGGCGACGCCGTCAAGGCGCTGATGGCCGGCGCCGACACGGTGATGATGGGCAGCCTCTTCGCCGGCACGGAGGAGACGCCACCAGCGATCGTCGAGGTCGACGGCGAGCGCTACAAGAAGTCCCGCGGCATGGCGACGACCGCCGCCGCCGAAGAGCGCTCGGACAAGGAGGACGCCGGCGCCGAGGTCGACGCCGACGAGGGCGTCGAGGGGTTCACCGAGTACAAGGGCCCGCTGGCCGACGTGGCCGCGGAGTTCTGCGCCGGCATCAAATCGGGGCTCTCCTACTGCGGCGGCCACACGATCGAGGCGGCCCGCGAGAAGGCGGAGTTCATCCGCGTCGAGCAGGCCGCCAAGGAGCGCGAGGGCGCCCACGGCGACCACGACTGGGAGACGATCGTCGTCGACGACTGA
- a CDS encoding UbiA family prenyltransferase, which yields MGEATHASGGVPVVRALLSQVHPVFMLPPLSASLFGGVFAGAVDPATAGAHVAALFFAVYTAHVKDGYVDFHVRDEDDSHPLSASTCRRALAGSTAGFLVALAAVWALAGPGAAALTAPTWALGYFHAPQLDTNTVGATTGYPAGIALALVGGFYVQTGRLTPAIVGLAGVFLLVLSGIKVVDDAQDFDYDRSIDKRTVAVVLGERGAYRAAYALMATGMVAVVALALGLRAIPPSAGLAALVFGAVALVARRAEPELATMLLIRGSYLFLAVLVAAVWFRPLG from the coding sequence ATGGGGGAGGCCACGCACGCCAGTGGTGGAGTTCCGGTCGTTCGAGCGCTGCTCTCGCAGGTCCACCCGGTGTTCATGCTGCCGCCGCTTTCGGCGTCGCTGTTCGGCGGCGTCTTCGCCGGCGCGGTCGACCCGGCGACAGCGGGCGCCCACGTCGCCGCGCTCTTTTTCGCCGTCTACACGGCCCACGTCAAGGACGGCTACGTCGACTTCCACGTCCGCGACGAGGACGACAGCCATCCCCTCTCCGCCTCGACCTGCCGGCGCGCGCTCGCCGGGTCGACGGCGGGGTTTCTGGTCGCGCTCGCCGCCGTCTGGGCGCTCGCCGGGCCGGGCGCGGCCGCGCTGACGGCGCCGACGTGGGCGCTGGGGTACTTCCACGCCCCGCAGCTCGACACCAACACCGTCGGCGCCACGACGGGCTATCCGGCGGGGATCGCGCTCGCCCTGGTCGGCGGATTCTACGTCCAGACCGGCCGGCTCACGCCCGCGATCGTCGGGCTCGCCGGCGTCTTTCTCCTCGTCCTCTCGGGTATCAAGGTCGTCGACGACGCCCAGGACTTCGACTACGACCGCTCGATCGACAAGCGGACGGTCGCCGTCGTGTTGGGCGAACGCGGCGCCTACCGGGCGGCCTACGCGCTGATGGCGACGGGGATGGTCGCCGTCGTCGCACTCGCGCTCGGGCTACGGGCGATCCCCCCCAGCGCCGGGCTCGCAGCGCTCGTCTTCGGCGCGGTCGCGCTCGTCGCCCGCCGCGCCGAGCCCGAACTCGCGACGATGCTGCTCATCCGCGGGTCGTACCTCTTCCTCGCCGTCCTCGTCGCCGCGGTGTGGTTCCGCCCGCTGGGCTGA
- a CDS encoding MarR family transcriptional regulator — protein MSSGAIDIDEFEDADANEFEERNDTERIVLFLDENDDRAWKAAVIAERLGLETDAVSAILSRLKERELVRHKRPYWAITADKERLQSAYRLHRHHETADDQCGEERLEALRTEEMEEVQ, from the coding sequence ATGTCGAGCGGTGCTATCGATATCGACGAGTTCGAAGACGCTGACGCCAACGAATTCGAGGAACGGAATGATACCGAGCGAATCGTACTGTTCCTCGACGAGAATGACGACCGGGCGTGGAAGGCTGCGGTGATTGCCGAACGACTCGGGCTGGAGACCGACGCTGTCAGTGCGATCCTCTCACGATTGAAGGAGCGTGAACTCGTGCGACACAAGCGCCCGTACTGGGCGATCACGGCCGACAAGGAACGACTTCAGTCGGCCTACCGGCTCCACCGACATCACGAGACGGCAGACGATCAGTGCGGTGAAGAGCGTCTCGAAGCCCTCCGAACCGAGGAGATGGAAGAGGTACAGTGA
- a CDS encoding lycopene cyclase domain-containing protein encodes MDSGRVAQFVAGTFALGIVTLWATVAGVAPPSGGLATVVWLATALVVAAGPVERAPNRLVLGGAAGLVALAAAVAAEPLAAAPLPDIGVLGAYTYLATEVVFGSLALALLVRAGRAALRRAAVTVAVIYPLAYVWDWYTLEVGVFAVQLRTGVEFVGIPVEEHLFMVVVPALVLGVHETLHGRSETE; translated from the coding sequence ATGGATAGCGGTCGCGTGGCTCAGTTCGTTGCCGGCACCTTCGCCCTCGGTATCGTCACGCTCTGGGCGACCGTCGCGGGCGTCGCGCCGCCGAGCGGCGGTCTGGCGACGGTCGTCTGGCTCGCGACCGCTCTCGTCGTCGCCGCAGGGCCCGTCGAGCGGGCGCCGAACCGGCTGGTGCTGGGCGGCGCCGCCGGCCTGGTCGCGCTCGCCGCTGCCGTCGCGGCCGAACCGCTCGCCGCTGCTCCGCTCCCCGACATCGGCGTGCTCGGCGCCTACACCTACCTCGCGACAGAGGTGGTCTTCGGGTCGCTCGCGCTCGCACTCCTCGTCCGGGCGGGCCGAGCGGCACTCCGCCGCGCGGCGGTGACCGTCGCGGTCATCTACCCGCTGGCGTACGTCTGGGACTGGTACACGCTCGAGGTCGGCGTGTTCGCCGTTCAACTGCGGACGGGCGTCGAGTTCGTCGGGATCCCCGTCGAGGAACACCTGTTCATGGTCGTCGTGCCGGCGCTGGTGCTGGGCGTTCACGAGACGCTGCACGGTCGGTCCGAGACGGAGTGA
- a CDS encoding pyridoxal phosphate-dependent aminotransferase, which produces MTEFSRRVEQVSISGIREVFEAAGEDAINLGLGQPDFPTPEHAREGAIEAIRAGEADEYTSNKGTESLREAISHRYAADRDIEVDPDDVIATAGGSEALHIALEAHVDEGQEVVFPDPGFVSYDALTHLAGGEPKPVALRDDLTMDPAAVEAAITDDTAAFIVNSPANPTGAVQSPEDMREFARIADEHDVLCISDEVYEHIVFEGEHRSPIEFAETDNVVVVSACSKTYSMTGWRLGWVTGSNRRIERMLRVHQYGQACATAAAQHAAEAALTGPQEPVDEMVAAFEERRDVLLDGLADIGLDCPTPKGAFYAMPEVPEGFVDEVIDRGVVVVPGEAFGEHGEGYARISYAVNVETLKEALSIMGDAYDAVA; this is translated from the coding sequence ATGACGGAGTTCTCCCGACGCGTCGAGCAGGTGTCGATAAGCGGGATCCGCGAGGTCTTCGAGGCCGCCGGCGAGGACGCGATCAACCTCGGGCTGGGCCAGCCGGACTTCCCGACGCCCGAGCACGCTCGCGAGGGCGCCATCGAGGCCATCCGCGCGGGCGAGGCCGACGAGTACACCTCGAACAAGGGCACGGAGTCGCTCCGCGAGGCCATCTCCCATCGGTACGCCGCGGACCGCGACATCGAGGTCGACCCCGACGACGTCATCGCCACCGCGGGCGGGAGCGAGGCGCTGCACATCGCTCTCGAAGCGCACGTCGACGAGGGGCAGGAAGTCGTCTTCCCCGACCCGGGGTTCGTCTCGTACGACGCGCTCACCCACCTCGCGGGCGGCGAACCGAAGCCGGTCGCGCTCCGAGACGACCTCACGATGGACCCCGCGGCGGTCGAGGCGGCCATCACCGACGACACCGCGGCGTTCATCGTCAACAGCCCCGCCAATCCCACGGGCGCGGTCCAGTCGCCCGAGGACATGCGCGAGTTCGCCCGCATCGCCGACGAGCACGACGTGCTCTGCATCTCCGACGAGGTCTACGAACACATCGTCTTCGAGGGCGAACACCGCTCTCCCATCGAGTTCGCGGAGACCGACAACGTCGTCGTCGTGAGCGCCTGCTCGAAGACCTACTCGATGACGGGCTGGCGGCTGGGCTGGGTCACCGGTTCCAACCGCCGGATCGAGCGGATGCTGCGGGTCCACCAGTACGGCCAGGCCTGCGCGACCGCCGCCGCCCAGCACGCCGCCGAGGCCGCCCTGACCGGCCCGCAAGAGCCCGTCGACGAGATGGTCGCGGCCTTCGAGGAACGGCGCGACGTACTCCTCGACGGCCTCGCCGACATCGGGTTGGACTGTCCCACGCCGAAGGGCGCCTTCTACGCGATGCCCGAAGTGCCGGAGGGCTTCGTCGACGAGGTCATCGACCGCGGCGTCGTCGTCGTCCCCGGCGAGGCCTTCGGCGAGCACGGCGAGGGCTACGCCCGCATCTCCTACGCGGTGAACGTCGAGACGCTGAAGGAGGCGCTTTCGATCATGGGCGACGCCTACGACGCGGTGGCCTGA